Proteins found in one Candidatus Binatia bacterium genomic segment:
- the ahcY gene encoding adenosylhomocysteinase, with protein MSTAEKIDTVSRPTFKVADLALSELGRKEIRLAEEEMPGLIALREQHGASKPLAGAKVMGSLHMTVQTAVLIETLVDLGADVRWVSCNIFSTQDSAAAAIAVGREGSPENPKGIPVFAWKGETLEEYWWCTNEALVWPDGSGPDLIVDDGGDATLLLHKGLEYEKAGKIPAFDAENDAEEWGVILGLINRIAKEAPDQWGRVTASMRGVSEETTTGVHRLYQMAKEGELLFPAINVNDSVTKSKFDNVYGCRHSLVDGLNRATDVMLGGKVAVICGFGEVGKGSAESLRGQGCRVIVTEIDPICALQAAMQGYEVKPLEDVIGLADVFVTTTGNFNIITAEHMSNMKDKAIVGNIGHFDNEIDMAGLQKIAGIEKINIKPQYDEWVFPDGHSVLILAEGRLLNLGCATGHPSFVMSASFTNQVLAQLELWQNPGNYGNDVYMLPKKLDEEVARLHLDKLGVKLTKLTKEQADYIDVPVEGPYKPDHYRY; from the coding sequence ATGAGCACCGCAGAGAAAATAGACACCGTGTCGCGTCCCACGTTCAAGGTCGCCGACCTGGCGCTTTCCGAGCTCGGCCGTAAAGAGATCCGACTCGCCGAAGAGGAGATGCCGGGCCTCATCGCGCTCCGCGAGCAGCACGGCGCCTCGAAGCCGCTCGCCGGCGCGAAGGTGATGGGATCGCTGCACATGACCGTGCAGACCGCCGTTCTCATCGAGACCCTGGTCGATCTCGGCGCCGACGTGCGCTGGGTGTCGTGCAACATCTTCAGCACGCAGGACTCCGCCGCCGCCGCGATCGCGGTCGGTCGTGAGGGCTCACCCGAGAACCCCAAGGGCATCCCGGTCTTCGCGTGGAAGGGCGAGACCCTCGAAGAGTACTGGTGGTGCACCAACGAGGCGCTCGTTTGGCCGGACGGATCGGGCCCCGATCTCATCGTCGACGACGGTGGCGACGCGACGCTTCTGTTGCACAAGGGCCTCGAGTACGAGAAGGCCGGCAAGATTCCCGCCTTCGACGCCGAGAACGACGCCGAAGAGTGGGGCGTCATCCTGGGACTCATCAATCGCATCGCGAAGGAAGCCCCCGACCAGTGGGGTCGCGTCACGGCCAGCATGCGCGGCGTCAGCGAAGAGACGACGACCGGCGTGCACCGCCTCTACCAGATGGCGAAGGAAGGCGAGCTCCTCTTCCCGGCCATCAACGTCAATGACTCCGTCACGAAGTCGAAGTTCGACAACGTATACGGCTGCCGCCACTCGCTCGTGGACGGACTGAATCGCGCCACCGACGTCATGCTGGGAGGCAAGGTCGCCGTGATCTGCGGCTTCGGTGAGGTCGGCAAGGGTTCGGCCGAGTCGCTCCGCGGCCAGGGCTGCCGCGTCATCGTAACCGAGATCGATCCGATCTGCGCGCTGCAGGCTGCGATGCAGGGCTACGAAGTGAAGCCGCTCGAGGACGTGATCGGCCTCGCCGACGTGTTCGTCACCACGACGGGCAACTTCAACATCATCACCGCCGAGCACATGTCCAACATGAAGGACAAGGCGATCGTCGGGAACATCGGCCACTTCGACAACGAGATCGACATGGCCGGCCTACAGAAGATTGCCGGCATCGAGAAGATCAACATCAAACCCCAGTACGACGAGTGGGTCTTTCCCGATGGCCACTCCGTTCTGATCCTCGCCGAAGGCCGCCTCCTAAACCTCGGTTGTGCGACCGGCCACCCGTCGTTCGTGATGAGCGCGTCGTTCACCAACCAGGTGCTCGCGCAGCTCGAGCTGTGGCAGAACCCGGGCAACTACGGAAATGACGTCTACATGCTTCCCAAGAAGCTCGACGAGGAAGTCGCCCGACTCCACCTCGACAAGCTCGGCGTGAAGCTCACGAAGCTCACCAAGGAACAGGCCGACTACATCGACGTTCCGGTGGAAGGGCCGTACAAGCCCGACCACTACCGCTACTAG
- a CDS encoding metalloregulator ArsR/SmtB family transcription factor produces the protein MNQISTTPPALGDMLGWMNSLADATRARALRLVERHELSVAELCSVLQAPQSTVSRHLKVLADEGWVVARPEGTSRLYGMATEDLDPAARRLWALLREQTSGSALADQDDQRLQSVLAERRSRSQEFFSSSAGQWDRLRADMYGERFERMALAGLLNDEWTVGDLGCGTGQWSEVLAPFVSKVIAIDSSTAMLKAARQRLSDCDNVEVRRGDLEALPVDDGGLDAATICLVLHHVPDPAAVLRDAARALAPGGRLLVIDMFRHERTEYQRQMGHVWLGFEPAQLEEWLGDAGFGGARVVPLPPDPQAKGPALFAAVARRERVASSHPRGHEQPRRTKRPGKGR, from the coding sequence ATGAATCAGATCAGCACCACCCCCCCAGCCCTAGGCGACATGCTCGGCTGGATGAACTCCCTGGCAGACGCCACCCGTGCGCGTGCCCTGCGGCTCGTCGAGAGACACGAGCTCAGCGTCGCCGAGCTCTGCTCGGTCCTGCAGGCTCCGCAATCCACCGTGAGCCGCCATCTGAAGGTGCTCGCCGACGAGGGCTGGGTCGTGGCGCGCCCCGAGGGCACGAGCCGCCTGTACGGGATGGCCACCGAGGATCTCGACCCCGCCGCACGCCGCCTTTGGGCCCTTCTGCGCGAACAGACATCAGGGAGCGCTCTCGCTGATCAAGATGACCAGCGCTTGCAGAGCGTCCTCGCCGAGCGCCGAAGTCGCTCCCAGGAGTTCTTCAGCTCGTCGGCCGGACAGTGGGATCGACTTCGGGCCGACATGTACGGCGAGCGGTTCGAGCGCATGGCGCTCGCAGGGCTCCTCAATGACGAATGGACGGTCGGCGACCTGGGATGCGGCACCGGACAATGGTCCGAAGTCCTCGCACCCTTCGTCTCGAAGGTCATCGCAATCGACAGCTCGACGGCGATGTTGAAAGCCGCGCGCCAGCGACTGAGCGACTGCGACAACGTCGAGGTCCGGCGTGGCGACCTCGAAGCCCTACCCGTCGACGACGGCGGCCTCGATGCCGCGACGATCTGCCTGGTCCTACATCACGTTCCCGATCCGGCCGCGGTCCTGCGCGACGCGGCGCGCGCACTCGCGCCGGGGGGCCGCCTCCTCGTCATCGACATGTTCCGCCACGAACGAACCGAGTACCAACGACAGATGGGCCATGTGTGGCTCGGCTTCGAGCCCGCACAATTGGAGGAATGGCTCGGCGACGCCGGTTTCGGCGGCGCCCGCGTCGTCCCCCTCCCGCCTGACCCGCAGGCTAAAGGCCCTGCACTCTTCGCGGCCGTTGCGCGACGCGAACGCGTCGCTTCCAGCCACCCACGAGGCCACGAACAACCCCGGCGCACGAAGCGACCGGGCAAAGGGAGATGA
- a CDS encoding 2-hydroxychromene-2-carboxylate isomerase, with protein sequence MSIRVEFDFDFGSPNAYLSHLVIPGIEDRTGVKVEYVPVLLGGVFKATGNVSPAISLQGVKNKPEYEALEMRRFLEKHGIRAFKFNPHFPVNTLQIMRGAVVAKGEGFLGRYVHEVFRHMWADPKKMDDPGVIRAALEESGIDADLVFRRVQDPDVKVELIANTEAAVARGVFGSPSFFVGEELYFGKDRLPDVEEKILADSRKG encoded by the coding sequence ATGTCGATCCGAGTAGAGTTCGATTTCGATTTCGGGAGCCCCAACGCCTACCTGAGTCACCTCGTGATCCCCGGCATCGAGGACCGAACCGGTGTGAAGGTCGAGTACGTCCCGGTGTTGCTCGGTGGAGTGTTCAAGGCGACGGGGAACGTGTCGCCGGCGATCTCGCTTCAGGGCGTCAAGAACAAACCCGAATACGAGGCGCTCGAGATGCGGCGGTTTCTCGAGAAACACGGCATTCGCGCGTTCAAATTCAACCCGCATTTCCCGGTGAACACGCTCCAGATCATGCGGGGAGCAGTCGTCGCGAAGGGTGAGGGGTTCCTCGGTCGCTACGTCCACGAGGTGTTCCGCCACATGTGGGCGGACCCGAAGAAGATGGATGACCCCGGTGTGATTCGCGCTGCGCTCGAGGAGTCCGGGATCGATGCGGATTTGGTGTTCCGCAGGGTTCAGGATCCCGACGTCAAAGTGGAGCTGATCGCGAACACGGAGGCCGCGGTCGCTCGCGGGGTGTTCGGTTCGCCGAGCTTCTTCGTCGGTGAGGAACTCTACTTCGGGAAGGATCGCTTGCCCGACGTCGAGGAGAAGATCCTCGCGGACAGCCGCAAAGGCTAG